The segment GGTGCCGGTAATGCTACTGACTTTATCCGTAAAGTACAGTATCATCTTGCAAACAAAAATATTGACGCTGCAATTGCAGAGTGCGATAAGCAAAAAGGTTCTGTTGGTAATGTTATGAAAGCGGGTTTGAAAAAATACCGTGAAATGACAGGTGAGACTGTAATGGATCACGAACAGAAAATTCAGGCAATCCAGAAAGAAGTGGAAGAAGCAACAGCTTTGGAATTACCAATGCTTTCTAAAAACCTCGTATTCTTATCTACCATTACATCACTTGGTACGTTGATCGCCTTGTTAGGTACTGTATTAGGTATGATCCGCTCATTCAGTGCATTAGGTGCTGCAGGCGGCGGTGGCGATGCAACAGCGTTGGCGATTGGTATCTCTGAGGCCTTGTACAATACGGCTTTGGGTATTGCTACGTCATCATTTGCATTGATCATGTACAACGTGTTTACAACAAAGATCGATGCGATCACATACGGTATCGATGAAACAAGCTTTACATTAACTCAAAGTTTTGCAACTCAGTACAAGTAATTGATTGAGTGTTTATGGATTTTTTGAATTATTGAATCTTTCATTACAAAACTGGTAAGTAAATGTCTAAACTCAATAAAATTGCCAAAAAAAGTACCTGGGTGGATATGACAGCCTTCGTGGATCTGTCGTTTCTGATCCTTACTTTCTTTATGCTGGCAACGAAATTTAAGCCACCTGAGGTGCTTAAAATTCAAAACCCTCACTCAGTATCATCGATAAACCAACCGGAGAAGGATGTGTTTAAGGTTTCGTTTGATAAAGACGGCAAAGTGTTTATCAGCTTTAGTCCGGATAAAGACGGAAAAGAAAAAGCGCAACTGACTGCGGAAGTATTAAGCCGCCAAAAAGGTTTAGGACTCACGCCTGGTGAAATTGCAACATTTGTAAATTTTTCCGTTGGTGGTATCGGGGTTCCAATTGGCCAATTGAAAAGTTTTCTGGCGCTTACAGATGCTCAGTATAAAGAGTTTTCTCAACCCGGTATCCCTGTAAAGGATACGTTAAATAATCAGTTAAATGATTATTTAAACGCCTTGATCACAGGTACAGGTGGCCGCAAGCCTGAAAACGTAATGCTGAACGGAGATAATGGAACAGAGTATCCATATTTTAAAAATGTACTGGCTGCATTTAAGAAGAATGGTATTTTTTCCTTTAAGCTTATTACTGCATTAGAAGGTGTGCCAAGCGGAACGCCTCTTTACAAAAAGCAAAGAGAAGGTAAGTAAACAACATTTTTAACTTTAATAACAAACGCTATGGGAGCAGATGTATCAGCACCGGATAGTGGGGGGCATAAGAAAGGCCCCGGGGTCAAGAAACAAGCCCGTAAGGATACCAAGGTGGATATGACGCCGATGGTGGATCTGGGATTCCTATTGATTACCTTTTTTATCTTCACTACAACAATGAGCACGCCAAAGGCTTTTAAGCTCAATGTTCCGGACGATAGTGCAAAGGAAGAGGAACAAAATCAGGCGAAAGCGTCAGGTGCGTTTACTGTGTTGTTAGGTAAGGATAATCACATTTATTATTACGAAGGACAATTGGCCGAAGACGGTTCCAATTTTAAATCTTCTAATTTTAAAGATATCAGAGCCGAATTGCTCAGGAAAAAGGCAAGTACGCCTGAAAAAGATCTTGTAATTATTATTAAGCCAAACGATAATTCTGTTTATAAGAATGTAGTGGATATGCTTGATGAAATGCAGATCACTGACATTAAGCGATATGCGATTGTTGACATTTTTCCAGTTGAAGTTGATCTGATCAGCCTCACAGAAGGAACTAGCCCACCTGCTGCTCCGGCCGGCGGAAAATAGTTTATGGAAAAAAAGCAAACAAGCATCTAATTCTAAACACAACTGTTAATTATGGAAGTAAATAAAATATTAAGTGCCGATTTTCTTGATATCCTTTTTGATCAAAGGAACAAGGAATATGGTGCTTATGAACTCCGCAAAAACTACCAGAAGAGGTTAACCACCGCTTTGTTGATGACAGCTGGTGCCGCTTTGCTGATTTTCCTGATGGTGATCGTTGGTCGTAGCGTAAGTGACAGTAATAAAAATAAAGTCAAAGTACAAGACGTTACACTTGCGGAAATTAAGCAGGAACAACCTGAAAAAATTGAGCCGCCGCCGCCACCTCCTCCAAAACAGGAGCCACCAAAAATTGAGATCACCAAGTTTACGCCTCCTAAAATTGTAGAAGACGAAAAATTTGATGAGAAGCAAGAGGTGAAAGAAGTGGAAGAAATTACCAACGTAGGTAAAATTGACCAGGAAGGTATCAAGGATCCTGAAATTGTGAATCCTCCAAAAGTGGAAGAAGAAACAAAAGTAGTGGAAGCTCCAAAAGAAGATCCCAACCAGGTATTTACCAAAGTGGAAGTTGAAGCCCAGTTCCCGGGTGGTGAAGGAAAATGGAATCAGTATGTACAACGTGAAGTAGAAAAGAACATCGACGATCTCGTTGATGATGGTCAAGCCGGTACATGTGAAGTTCAGTTCATCGTGGATAAAGAAGGTAACGTAAGTAATGTGGAAGCATTATCAATGAAAGGTTCTAAATTAGCAGAAGTAGCGGTGAACGCTATCAAGCGTGGACCTAAATGGATACCAGCTATTCAAAACGGTCGCCAGGTAAAAGCATGGCGTC is part of the Lacibacter sediminis genome and harbors:
- a CDS encoding MotA/TolQ/ExbB proton channel family protein; its protein translation is MAETKPTAAKAATSGQAKQSSNVISWIAPIVCILAGYLIWRFILGNASGFKEPDTSGAWFWPKHHTPVGEMNKIYEGGIIVPFLIGLFLMVIVFSIERYLTIRKAMGAGNATDFIRKVQYHLANKNIDAAIAECDKQKGSVGNVMKAGLKKYREMTGETVMDHEQKIQAIQKEVEEATALELPMLSKNLVFLSTITSLGTLIALLGTVLGMIRSFSALGAAGGGGDATALAIGISEALYNTALGIATSSFALIMYNVFTTKIDAITYGIDETSFTLTQSFATQYK
- a CDS encoding ExbD/TolR family protein, which codes for MSKLNKIAKKSTWVDMTAFVDLSFLILTFFMLATKFKPPEVLKIQNPHSVSSINQPEKDVFKVSFDKDGKVFISFSPDKDGKEKAQLTAEVLSRQKGLGLTPGEIATFVNFSVGGIGVPIGQLKSFLALTDAQYKEFSQPGIPVKDTLNNQLNDYLNALITGTGGRKPENVMLNGDNGTEYPYFKNVLAAFKKNGIFSFKLITALEGVPSGTPLYKKQREGK
- a CDS encoding energy transducer TonB → MEVNKILSADFLDILFDQRNKEYGAYELRKNYQKRLTTALLMTAGAALLIFLMVIVGRSVSDSNKNKVKVQDVTLAEIKQEQPEKIEPPPPPPPKQEPPKIEITKFTPPKIVEDEKFDEKQEVKEVEEITNVGKIDQEGIKDPEIVNPPKVEEETKVVEAPKEDPNQVFTKVEVEAQFPGGEGKWNQYVQREVEKNIDDLVDDGQAGTCEVQFIVDKEGNVSNVEALSMKGSKLAEVAVNAIKRGPKWIPAIQNGRQVKAWRRQKITFRLPDEQP
- a CDS encoding ExbD/TolR family protein: MGADVSAPDSGGHKKGPGVKKQARKDTKVDMTPMVDLGFLLITFFIFTTTMSTPKAFKLNVPDDSAKEEEQNQAKASGAFTVLLGKDNHIYYYEGQLAEDGSNFKSSNFKDIRAELLRKKASTPEKDLVIIIKPNDNSVYKNVVDMLDEMQITDIKRYAIVDIFPVEVDLISLTEGTSPPAAPAGGK